A genomic stretch from Vibrio neptunius includes:
- the rarD gene encoding EamA family transporter RarD, whose translation MTPEEQQRARQGILLAIGAYTMWGIAPIYFKSISEVSPFEILSHRVVWSFALLAVLLHIGRRWRGVRDVIRSKTKVLFLVSTSLLVGVNWLIFIWAVNANHMLDASLGYYINPLINVLLGMLFLGERLRKLQWFAVALAACGVMVQLIAFGSVPIVAIALALTFGFYGLLRKKVSLDAQTGLFIETLVMLPAAAVYLLWIADSPTSDFAANPITLNLLLISAGVITTLPLLCFTGAATRLKLSTLGFFQYIGPSLMFLLAVLVYGETFTTDKAITFAFIWGALVIFSFDGLKTSKRSRRAATEK comes from the coding sequence ATGACACCAGAAGAACAGCAAAGAGCACGGCAAGGCATCCTTCTCGCCATCGGTGCCTACACCATGTGGGGCATTGCACCGATCTATTTTAAATCCATCAGTGAAGTGTCACCGTTTGAAATTCTCAGTCATCGAGTGGTGTGGTCTTTTGCTCTGTTGGCAGTATTACTACATATAGGCCGTCGCTGGCGTGGCGTGCGAGATGTCATTCGCTCCAAAACCAAAGTGCTGTTTCTGGTTTCGACTTCACTCCTCGTAGGAGTCAACTGGCTGATTTTCATCTGGGCGGTCAATGCCAATCACATGCTGGATGCCAGTCTCGGTTACTACATCAACCCACTAATTAATGTGCTACTCGGCATGTTGTTCTTAGGTGAGCGGCTACGTAAATTGCAGTGGTTTGCCGTTGCACTTGCAGCTTGCGGTGTGATGGTTCAGTTGATCGCTTTTGGCTCTGTGCCTATCGTCGCGATCGCGCTTGCACTAACATTTGGTTTTTACGGGCTATTACGTAAGAAAGTCAGCCTCGATGCTCAAACGGGCCTATTTATTGAAACACTGGTTATGCTGCCAGCCGCAGCGGTGTATCTATTGTGGATTGCCGACTCCCCGACTTCCGACTTTGCAGCGAACCCTATTACCCTGAACCTGCTGCTGATCTCCGCAGGCGTCATCACCACTTTACCTTTGTTGTGTTTCACTGGCGCAGCCACTCGTCTTAAGCTCTCAACCCTAGGATTTTTTCAGTATATTGGCCCAAGCTTAATGTTCCTACTGGCGGTTTTAGTATATGGCGAAACCTTTACCACAGACAAAGCCATCACCTTTGCCTTCATTTGGGGGGCTTTAGTGATCTTTAGCTTTGATGGTCTGAAGACCAGCAAGCGTTCGCGTAGAGCGGCAACAGAAAAGTGA
- the recQ gene encoding ATP-dependent DNA helicase RecQ, with product MTATLLAEQSEPSPTPQSVLEDVFGYQSFRDGQQEVIEAAVSGQDSLVIMPTGGGKSLCYQVPALVRDGLTLVISPLISLMKDQVDQLKANGVAAECVNSSMPRDELFSVYQRMQSGQLKLVYVSPERVLMRDFIERLESLSLSMIAVDEAHCISQWGHDFRPEYASLGQIKQHFPHVPFMALTATADDATRNDIMHRLQLNEPHIHLSSFDRPNIRYTLVEKHKPISQVIRFLDTQKGNCGIIYCGSRKKVEMVTEKLCNNHIRAASYHAGLETDERAYVQEAFQRDDIQIVVATVAFGMGINKPNVRFVVHFDIPRNIESYYQETGRAGRDGLPAEAMMLYDPADISWLRRMLDEKDDGPQKQVEAHKLNAMSAFAEAQTCRRQVLLNYFGEYREQPCGNCDICLDPPKHFDATEQARKALSCVYRVNQSFGMGYVVEVLRGMQNIRIRENGHDKLTTYGIGRENSHDYWVSIFRQLIHKGMLFQNITRNSTLQLTEEARPLLRGDTALELAVPRLDTAARAAKSDKLTSKNYDKKLFAKLRKLRKAIADEDGLPPYVVFSDATLIDMAEILPTSYGEMLAVNGVGQRKLDKYADPFLDLIQEHITHHG from the coding sequence ATGACCGCGACACTGCTTGCTGAACAATCTGAACCGTCACCAACTCCACAAAGCGTACTGGAGGATGTGTTTGGTTATCAGTCATTTCGAGATGGTCAGCAAGAGGTCATTGAAGCGGCTGTCAGCGGTCAGGATAGTTTGGTCATCATGCCTACGGGTGGCGGTAAATCACTCTGCTATCAGGTTCCGGCCTTGGTGCGTGACGGTTTAACATTGGTGATTTCTCCTCTGATATCACTGATGAAAGATCAGGTCGATCAGCTCAAAGCCAATGGTGTTGCGGCGGAGTGTGTCAACTCTTCCATGCCCCGCGATGAGTTGTTCTCGGTCTATCAGCGGATGCAGTCAGGCCAACTTAAACTGGTGTATGTGTCACCCGAACGCGTGTTGATGCGCGACTTTATCGAACGCCTTGAAAGTCTGTCGCTGTCTATGATCGCCGTTGACGAAGCACACTGTATTTCTCAGTGGGGACATGATTTTAGACCTGAATACGCGTCGCTTGGCCAGATCAAACAACACTTTCCTCATGTGCCTTTTATGGCGCTGACGGCAACGGCCGATGATGCGACGCGCAATGACATCATGCATCGTCTGCAATTGAACGAGCCTCATATCCACTTGAGTAGTTTCGATCGCCCCAACATCCGTTATACCTTAGTTGAAAAACACAAACCGATTTCTCAGGTGATCCGTTTTCTCGACACTCAGAAAGGCAACTGCGGCATCATCTATTGTGGTAGCCGTAAGAAAGTTGAAATGGTGACGGAAAAACTGTGCAACAACCATATTCGTGCCGCCAGTTACCATGCAGGCTTAGAGACAGACGAGCGCGCTTATGTGCAAGAAGCGTTTCAGCGTGATGATATCCAAATTGTGGTCGCCACGGTGGCGTTTGGTATGGGGATCAACAAACCCAACGTACGCTTTGTGGTCCATTTTGATATTCCACGCAACATTGAATCCTACTATCAGGAAACTGGTCGAGCAGGTCGGGATGGTTTGCCAGCGGAAGCGATGATGCTGTATGACCCAGCAGATATCAGCTGGTTGAGGCGCATGTTGGATGAAAAAGACGATGGGCCACAAAAGCAAGTGGAAGCGCATAAGCTCAATGCGATGAGTGCCTTTGCTGAAGCGCAGACGTGCCGTCGTCAAGTGTTACTAAATTACTTTGGTGAGTACCGTGAGCAGCCTTGTGGCAACTGCGACATCTGTTTGGACCCGCCCAAGCATTTTGATGCCACTGAACAGGCACGTAAAGCGCTGTCTTGTGTCTACCGGGTTAATCAGAGCTTTGGTATGGGTTATGTGGTTGAAGTCTTGCGTGGTATGCAGAACATCCGCATACGCGAAAATGGTCACGACAAGCTCACCACTTATGGTATAGGACGTGAGAATAGCCACGACTACTGGGTGAGTATTTTCCGTCAGTTGATTCATAAAGGCATGTTGTTCCAGAATATTACTCGCAACTCAACCTTACAGCTTACGGAAGAAGCGCGTCCGCTATTACGTGGTGATACCGCTCTTGAATTGGCGGTTCCTCGTCTGGATACCGCCGCGAGAGCCGCTAAGTCGGACAAACTTACCAGTAAGAACTACGATAAAAAGCTATTTGCTAAGTTGCGTAAGCTTCGCAAAGCGATTGCCGATGAAGATGGTTTACCACCATACGTGGTGTTCAGCGATGCCACCTTGATTGATATGGCAGAAATTTTGCCAACCTCTTATGGTGAAATGCTAGCGGTCAATGGGGTAGGGCAGCGTAAGTTAGACAAATATGCCGATCCATTCTTAGATTTAATTCAGGAGCACATTACTCATCATGGTTGA
- a CDS encoding DUF3630 family protein, producing the protein MVDSVQQTEFGLLEYQAQEGRIIIRSPRFDFDSFPQLADKLIKLLSASVIEKQWDADMHSWLIDFEGCQLFLKSEHYSESVWLEALAITESREELDYLAGLFQHGF; encoded by the coding sequence ATGGTTGATTCAGTGCAGCAAACGGAATTTGGTTTGCTTGAGTATCAAGCGCAAGAAGGGCGTATCATTATTCGATCTCCGCGTTTTGATTTTGATAGTTTTCCTCAGCTGGCTGATAAGCTGATAAAACTCCTCTCTGCGTCTGTGATTGAAAAGCAATGGGACGCCGACATGCATTCATGGTTGATTGATTTTGAAGGATGTCAGTTGTTTCTCAAATCGGAACATTATAGCGAGAGTGTTTGGTTGGAGGCTTTGGCCATAACAGAGAGCAGAGAAGAGTTGGATTACCTCGCGGGTCTATTTCAACATGGATTCTAG